A window of the Myxococcus fulvus genome harbors these coding sequences:
- a CDS encoding POTRA domain-containing protein yields the protein MALGLWLCVLVSASARAQAPEARAAGQNVVAVELHLPGGEDAEGLSGLVAVRKGQALMPSLVRRSVERLWATGRFSDVVARAEDVRGGVRLVFQLTPVSRLARLRFDGNQVLTDGELLDASGLLEGGPLDQEELEGAVSGVLQAYQRKGYDSVRVTATQEPLPSGIQVSLHVTEGQPTLVRQVNFSGSPGLPLPRLLAALAMRPGEVFDRVRLDAGLDQLRTVLREAGHWRAQVGTPAVLVEGSAASVSVPLSAGPRYSVRFHGNHRFTAEVLERVLAYDVAEPLDEVVAGRLARRVESFYRHRGFHDARVRPREVLRPDGEVAVLAFDVDEGQPLRVSDVRFHGNASLGSGTLREVLAERIRAGELQPELDLRLQDDPLDVEGRHGRRPEATEPVPDPATVYVEDAWLEATESMMEQYRERGFLSVVVTLRGLTVDARTRTAAADFDVVEGPQTRVKQVVPNGFPDDKAARATASGMGVHEGMPLSFEAVEAARVALERGLGTQGYLFARVTTKSSLEEGDKVATVVFLADKGPQVKVGKVLVQGLTRTDPDLIMANLNLKEGEPLAMDSLTEGQRRLARLGLFRQVDVALADPTRREESKDVVVTVHERPRLDGQVSGGYFLVDGPRITLDTAYRNLDGLGLSLLARGKVNYAGWSAEALSADRRIACEQSGGAASAGCDVELQGLSGLGGRGNLALAQPRLYFLLPFEVGARLDLIAERVHRPSYVSSRLAAAAALDWAVASWFNVSLSYEVENNRLRSRAGVLELLNRADQERLRYPFGDFVLHSLRPAITLDFRDDATNPRRGLVLISSAELTRGISVSPTDVAGNAVPAFPINGLKLASSLSGYIPLGRRASLALSARAGTIVPMETGAQPIGSKLFYLGGSSSLRGFREDGVLPEDVREALHQRLRDCRSLISPTGCSGELKAVLAGQVPASQGGELFTLGKAELRLPALTSLDLGLFFEAGNLWLDRTRLDLERLRYAAGLGLRYMTPVGPLAFDVGFNLDPDEEVNEARTQFHFSIGTF from the coding sequence GTGGCGCTGGGGCTCTGGCTGTGCGTCCTGGTCTCGGCCTCCGCGCGCGCCCAGGCGCCCGAGGCTCGTGCCGCCGGTCAGAACGTGGTGGCCGTGGAGCTGCACCTGCCCGGAGGCGAGGACGCCGAGGGGCTCAGCGGACTGGTGGCGGTGCGCAAGGGCCAGGCGCTGATGCCCTCGTTGGTGCGTCGCTCGGTGGAGCGGCTGTGGGCCACGGGGCGGTTCTCGGACGTGGTGGCGCGCGCGGAGGACGTGCGCGGCGGGGTGCGGCTGGTGTTCCAGCTCACGCCCGTGTCGCGGCTGGCGCGGCTTCGCTTCGACGGAAACCAGGTGCTGACGGACGGGGAGCTGCTCGACGCCAGCGGCCTGCTCGAGGGCGGCCCGCTGGACCAGGAGGAACTGGAGGGCGCCGTGTCCGGTGTGCTCCAGGCGTATCAGCGCAAGGGCTACGACTCCGTGCGCGTGACGGCCACGCAGGAGCCGCTGCCTTCGGGCATCCAGGTGTCGCTGCACGTCACCGAGGGGCAGCCGACGCTGGTGCGCCAGGTGAACTTCTCCGGCAGCCCGGGCCTGCCGCTGCCTCGTTTGCTGGCGGCGCTCGCGATGCGCCCCGGCGAGGTGTTCGACCGCGTGCGGCTGGACGCGGGGCTGGACCAATTGCGCACGGTGTTGCGCGAGGCGGGGCACTGGCGCGCGCAGGTGGGCACGCCCGCGGTGCTGGTGGAGGGCAGCGCCGCGTCGGTGTCGGTGCCGCTGTCGGCGGGGCCTCGCTACAGCGTCCGCTTCCACGGCAACCACCGCTTCACGGCCGAGGTGCTGGAGCGGGTGCTGGCGTACGACGTGGCCGAGCCGCTCGACGAGGTGGTGGCCGGACGGCTGGCGCGGCGGGTGGAGTCGTTCTACCGGCACCGAGGGTTCCACGACGCACGCGTGCGTCCTCGCGAGGTGCTGCGGCCGGATGGTGAGGTGGCGGTGCTGGCCTTCGACGTGGACGAGGGGCAGCCGCTGCGTGTCAGCGACGTCCGCTTCCATGGCAACGCGTCGTTGGGCTCGGGCACGTTGCGGGAGGTGCTGGCGGAGCGCATCCGCGCCGGGGAGCTTCAGCCGGAGCTGGACCTGCGGCTCCAGGATGACCCGCTGGACGTCGAGGGTCGTCACGGCCGTCGGCCCGAGGCCACGGAGCCCGTGCCGGACCCGGCCACGGTGTACGTCGAGGACGCGTGGCTCGAGGCCACGGAGTCGATGATGGAGCAGTACCGCGAGCGGGGCTTCCTGTCGGTGGTGGTGACGCTCCGGGGTCTGACGGTGGATGCGCGCACGCGCACGGCGGCGGCGGACTTCGACGTGGTGGAGGGGCCGCAGACGCGCGTGAAGCAGGTCGTCCCCAATGGGTTCCCGGATGACAAGGCCGCGCGCGCGACAGCCTCGGGCATGGGGGTGCACGAGGGGATGCCGCTGAGCTTCGAGGCGGTGGAGGCGGCGCGTGTGGCGCTGGAGCGTGGATTGGGCACGCAGGGCTACCTCTTCGCCCGTGTCACGACGAAGTCCTCGTTGGAGGAGGGCGACAAGGTCGCGACGGTGGTGTTCCTGGCGGACAAGGGCCCGCAGGTGAAGGTGGGCAAGGTGCTGGTGCAGGGCCTGACGCGCACGGACCCGGACCTCATCATGGCCAACCTCAACCTGAAGGAGGGCGAGCCGCTGGCCATGGACTCGCTCACAGAGGGTCAGCGCAGGCTCGCGCGGCTGGGCCTGTTCCGTCAGGTGGACGTGGCGCTCGCGGACCCCACGCGGCGCGAGGAGTCCAAGGACGTGGTGGTGACGGTGCACGAGCGGCCCCGTCTGGATGGACAGGTGTCCGGCGGCTACTTCCTCGTCGACGGTCCCCGAATCACCCTGGACACGGCGTACCGCAACCTGGATGGACTGGGCCTGAGCCTGCTGGCGCGCGGCAAGGTGAACTACGCGGGCTGGAGCGCGGAGGCGTTGTCGGCGGACCGGCGGATTGCGTGTGAGCAGTCTGGTGGCGCGGCGTCGGCGGGCTGCGACGTGGAACTCCAGGGGCTCAGCGGGCTGGGCGGCCGTGGCAACCTCGCGCTGGCGCAGCCTCGCCTGTACTTCCTGTTGCCGTTCGAGGTGGGCGCACGACTGGACCTGATTGCGGAGCGTGTGCACCGGCCCTCGTACGTGTCCTCGCGGCTCGCGGCGGCGGCGGCGTTGGACTGGGCGGTGGCGTCCTGGTTCAACGTCTCGCTGTCGTACGAAGTGGAGAACAACCGGCTGCGCTCGCGCGCCGGCGTGCTGGAGTTGCTCAACCGCGCGGACCAGGAGCGGCTGCGCTATCCGTTCGGCGACTTCGTGCTGCACTCGCTCCGGCCCGCAATCACGCTCGACTTCCGTGACGACGCGACGAACCCTCGGCGCGGTCTGGTGCTCATCAGCAGCGCGGAGCTCACGCGCGGCATCAGCGTGAGCCCCACGGACGTCGCGGGCAACGCCGTGCCCGCGTTCCCCATCAACGGCCTGAAGCTGGCGAGCAGCCTCAGTGGCTACATCCCGCTGGGGCGCAGGGCGAGCCTCGCGCTGTCGGCGCGCGCGGGCACCATCGTCCCGATGGAGACGGGCGCGCAGCCCATCGGCTCGAAGCTGTTCTACCTGGGCGGCTCGTCGAGCCTGCGCGGCTTCCGCGAGGACGGCGTGCTGCCCGAGGACGTGCGCGAGGCGCTGCATCAGCGGCTGCGCGACTGTCGCTCGCTCATCAGCCCGACGGGGTGCTCGGGTGAGCTGAAGGCGGTGCTCGCGGGGCAGGTGCCGGCGAGCCAGGGTGGTGAGCTCTTCACGCTGGGCAAGGCGGAGCTGCGGCTGCCGGCGCTGACGTCGTTGGATCTGGGCCTGTTCTTCGAAGCGGGCAACCTGTGGCTGGACAGGACGCGGTTGGACTTGGAGCGGCTGCGCTACGCGGCGGGCCTGGGCCTGCGGTACATGACGCCGGTGGGTCCGCTCGCGTTCGACGTGGGCTTCAACCTGGACCCGGACGAGGAAGTGAACGAGGCGCGCACGCAGTTCCACTTCAGCATCGGGACGTTCTGA